Proteins encoded within one genomic window of Terriglobales bacterium:
- a CDS encoding tetratricopeptide repeat protein gives MRRAFPWLAFLLLLAVSLPALADKAKDFFQKGRAAESSEKYEEAYDFYRQAHALKPRDIQYRAAYERARFLAAASHVHKGQLLRDAGKLQEAMAEFEKALEIDPSSFIAKQEINRTRDMINAGAAPPAARRPSEITRSLATAQGPAELQPLSTAPITALNMNDDAKIIFQTLGQLAGINVLFDPDYVSRRIPVKLANVSIGEALDIVSFQSRSFWRPVTSNTIFVSNDTQQKRRDLEQVVLKTFYLSNLVAPTEVQDVTNVLRTVLEIQKMQPLPSQNAIVVRDTPDKVALAQKLIDDFDKAKPEVVIDVAVLQVRRDKLRDLGIKPPTSATIALQNNVPASTGTTTTGGGQSASATNSINLNQLANINATNFQVTIPPATATALLNDSNSRVIQNPQIRATDGVKASLKIGDRIPVATGSFQPGIGGVGVNPLVNTQFQYIDVGVNIDITPRVYADREVGMKLSLEISSVTSQTNIGGVNQPIIGQRKIEHDIRLKEGEVNVLGGILEQQDIRSVSGIPGLAQIPFFKYFFSDNSKEIIDNEIVFVLVPHIVRIQDINDLNLRALDVGTANAVELRHKATPGGGAPAVTPAAQPGQPSPQPQPATPPPAPPAPARGEGAPVPASLAFDPATMAPAANSTFTINVVVRGAQDLSTVPAQLTFDPAKLQLLNVSQGSFLSRDGQVVVLTHREDNGTIVMSASRPPRTPGVSGDGPVFTLTFMAKEPGSTNLVLSRGAGRNSGDQPVPLSGAQAVVAVR, from the coding sequence ATGAGACGAGCTTTCCCCTGGCTTGCCTTCCTCCTGTTGCTCGCCGTCAGCCTCCCGGCGCTGGCCGATAAGGCCAAGGACTTTTTTCAGAAGGGCCGCGCCGCCGAGTCGTCTGAAAAATACGAAGAAGCCTACGACTTCTACCGCCAGGCCCACGCCCTCAAGCCGCGCGACATCCAGTATCGCGCCGCCTACGAGCGCGCCCGTTTTCTGGCCGCCGCCTCGCACGTCCACAAGGGCCAGTTGCTGCGCGACGCGGGCAAGCTGCAGGAGGCGATGGCCGAATTCGAGAAAGCTCTCGAAATCGATCCCTCCAGCTTCATCGCCAAGCAGGAGATCAACCGCACGCGCGACATGATCAACGCCGGCGCCGCGCCGCCCGCCGCCAGGCGCCCGAGCGAGATCACCAGGTCACTGGCCACGGCCCAGGGCCCCGCAGAGCTGCAGCCGCTCTCCACCGCGCCCATCACCGCGCTCAACATGAACGATGACGCCAAGATCATCTTTCAGACGCTGGGGCAGCTGGCGGGCATCAACGTGCTGTTCGATCCCGACTACGTTTCGCGCCGCATACCGGTGAAGCTGGCCAACGTCAGCATCGGCGAAGCGCTCGACATCGTGAGCTTCCAGTCGCGCAGCTTCTGGCGCCCGGTCACATCGAACACCATCTTCGTCAGCAACGACACGCAGCAGAAGCGCCGCGACCTGGAGCAGGTCGTCCTGAAGACCTTCTATCTCTCGAACCTGGTGGCGCCCACCGAGGTGCAGGACGTGACCAACGTCTTGCGCACCGTGCTCGAGATCCAGAAGATGCAGCCGCTGCCTTCGCAGAACGCGATCGTGGTGCGCGACACGCCCGACAAGGTCGCGCTGGCGCAGAAGCTGATCGACGACTTCGACAAGGCCAAGCCCGAAGTCGTGATCGACGTGGCCGTGTTGCAGGTCCGCCGTGACAAGCTGCGCGACCTGGGCATCAAACCGCCCACCAGCGCCACCATCGCGCTGCAGAACAACGTTCCGGCCAGCACCGGCACGACCACGACCGGCGGCGGACAATCGGCCAGCGCCACCAACAGCATCAACCTGAACCAGCTGGCCAACATCAACGCGACCAACTTCCAGGTGACCATCCCGCCGGCCACCGCCACCGCGCTGCTCAACGACAGCAACTCGCGCGTCATCCAGAACCCGCAAATCCGCGCCACCGACGGCGTGAAGGCCTCGCTCAAGATCGGCGACCGCATTCCCGTTGCCACCGGCTCGTTCCAGCCGGGCATCGGCGGCGTGGGCGTGAACCCGCTGGTCAACACGCAATTCCAGTACATCGACGTCGGCGTGAACATCGACATTACTCCGCGCGTGTACGCCGATCGCGAAGTCGGCATGAAGCTCTCGCTGGAAATTTCCTCCGTCACCTCGCAGACCAACATCGGCGGCGTCAACCAGCCCATCATCGGACAGCGCAAGATCGAGCACGACATTCGCCTGAAGGAAGGCGAGGTCAACGTCCTCGGCGGCATCCTCGAGCAGCAGGACATTCGCAGCGTCAGCGGCATTCCCGGGCTCGCCCAGATTCCGTTCTTCAAGTACTTCTTTTCCGATAACAGCAAAGAGATCATCGACAACGAAATCGTCTTCGTGCTGGTGCCGCACATCGTGCGCATTCAGGACATCAACGACCTGAACCTGCGCGCGCTCGACGTTGGCACCGCCAACGCGGTTGAGTTGCGCCACAAGGCGACGCCCGGTGGCGGCGCGCCGGCGGTCACTCCCGCGGCCCAACCCGGGCAGCCATCGCCCCAGCCGCAGCCTGCCACGCCGCCGCCAGCTCCGCCGGCGCCGGCTCGTGGCGAGGGAGCGCCGGTTCCCGCCTCGCTCGCGTTCGATCCCGCAACCATGGCTCCGGCCGCCAACTCCACGTTCACCATCAACGTGGTCGTGCGCGGCGCGCAGGACCTCTCCACCGTCCCGGCACAACTCACCTTCGATCCGGCCAAGCTCCAGCTGCTGAACGTCTCGCAGGGCTCGTTCCTCTCGCGCGATGGCCAGGTGGTGGTGCTCACGCACCGTGAGGACAACGGCACGATCGTAATGAGCGCTTCACGGCCGCCGCGCACGCCCGGCGTCTCCGGCGACGGCCCCGTCTTTACCCTGACCTTCATGGCCAAGGAACCCGGCAGCACGAACCTGGTGCTCAGCCGCGGCGCCGGACGCAACAGCGGCGACCAGCCGGTCCCGCTCTCCGGCGCGCAGGCCGTGGTCGCGGTGCGCTAA
- a CDS encoding type II secretion system protein has protein sequence MNVGKRRSQRGLTLVELIVAITILAVLTSAAIPIVRIQIVREKERELRRDLWEMRDAIDRYKDAADRGAFQTKLGSEGYPPDLETLVNGVDVQGKKLRFLRRIPVDPMTGKNEWGLRSMQDDPESDSWGGQNVFDVHSKAEGTALDGTKYKEW, from the coding sequence GTGAACGTCGGGAAACGGCGCTCCCAGCGCGGTCTCACTCTGGTCGAGCTGATCGTGGCCATCACCATCCTGGCCGTCCTGACCAGCGCGGCCATTCCCATCGTGCGCATCCAGATCGTGCGGGAAAAGGAGCGCGAGCTACGGCGCGACCTGTGGGAGATGCGCGACGCCATTGACCGCTACAAAGATGCCGCCGACCGCGGCGCTTTCCAAACCAAGCTGGGCAGCGAAGGTTACCCGCCCGATCTGGAAACGCTGGTGAACGGCGTGGACGTGCAGGGCAAGAAACTCCGCTTCCTGCGCCGCATCCCGGTTGACCCGATGACCGGCAAGAACGAATGGGGCCTCCGCAGCATGCAGGACGATCCCGAATCCGACTCCTGGGGCGGCCAGAATGTGTTCGACGTGCACTCGAAAGCGGAGGGCACGGCGCTGGATGGGACGAAGTACAAGGAGTGGTGA
- a CDS encoding four helix bundle protein: protein MGHSYKDLIAWQKARKLAAEVYRVTQDFPVKEMYGLTAQLRRAAISVVSNIAEGQGRLTKGEFIHFLGQARGSLLEVETQLFVAFDLGYLSEADLKRMERETGDVLGLVNRLIASLRARAAGAET, encoded by the coding sequence ATGGGACACTCATACAAAGACTTGATCGCGTGGCAGAAGGCGCGAAAGCTCGCGGCCGAAGTGTATCGAGTTACCCAAGACTTTCCTGTAAAGGAGATGTACGGGCTTACGGCGCAGCTTCGCCGCGCCGCCATTTCCGTGGTGTCCAATATTGCCGAAGGCCAGGGAAGGTTGACCAAAGGTGAATTCATTCACTTCCTCGGTCAGGCGCGCGGTTCGCTACTGGAGGTCGAAACGCAACTATTTGTCGCATTCGACCTTGGCTATCTCTCGGAAGCTGACCTCAAGAGAATGGAGCGGGAAACTGGTGACGTCCTTGGCCTAGTGAACCGGCTGATTGCCTCACTCAGAGCTAGAGCTGCGGGGGCAGAAACGTGA
- a CDS encoding prepilin-type N-terminal cleavage/methylation domain-containing protein, translating into MKRFQRGFTLIELMIVISIIVILISAAMPMYNQSIIRAREAVLRDDLFTLRSVIDQFTLDKQRAPQSLDELVQEHYLKAIPKDPFTNSSETWQVTQEDTIMSVDQTQPGISDVHSGSNLVGSDGSAYSSW; encoded by the coding sequence GTGAAACGGTTCCAGCGCGGCTTCACCCTCATCGAGCTGATGATCGTCATCAGCATCATCGTCATCCTCATTTCCGCCGCGATGCCGATGTACAACCAGTCCATCATCCGGGCGCGCGAGGCGGTGCTGCGCGACGACCTTTTCACCCTGCGCTCGGTCATCGACCAGTTCACCCTCGACAAGCAGCGCGCACCGCAATCACTCGACGAACTCGTGCAGGAGCACTACCTCAAGGCGATTCCGAAAGACCCATTCACCAACTCATCGGAGACCTGGCAGGTCACGCAGGAAGACACCATCATGAGCGTGGACCAGACGCAGCCCGGCATCAGCGACGTCCACAGCGGCTCCAATCTGGTCGGCTCCGACGGCAGCGCCTACAGCTCCTGGTAA
- the hutU gene encoding urocanate hydratase → MPTATDISSYTPITAPRGNQLSCKGWAQEAAMRMLMNNLDEEVAERPRDLVVYGGTGRAARSWECYHAIVRSLQSLASDETLLVQSGKPVGIFRTHDYAPRVLIANSNLVGHWSNWEKFNELERAGLMMYGQMTAGSWIYIGSQGIIQGTFETFSAAGKKHFGGDLEGRLIVSGGMGGMGGAQPLAATMTGAAFLGIDVDPERIKKRLKTGYCDFMVNSLDEALRILKNAVRKKENVSVGLVGNCAEIIPQLAERGVVPDILTDQTSAHDPLNGYIPAGLSVDQAAELRARDPRAYQERSLDSIARHVEGMLALQKMGSVTFDYGNNIRTFAFQRGVKNAYDFPGFVPAYIRPLFCEGRGPFRWVALSGDASDIAATDDLVLQLFPRDRVLGRWIALARKRIRFQGLPARICWLGYGERAEFGLAINAMVRDGKLKAPIVMGRDHLDTGSVASPFRETESMRDGSDAVADWPLLNALLNTASGASWVSIHNGGGVGIGYSQHAGQVTVADGTGQMARRIERVLTNDPGIGVARHADAGYEEAIAFADSRGVTVPMKK, encoded by the coding sequence ATGCCCACGGCCACCGACATCTCGTCGTACACCCCCATCACCGCCCCCCGCGGCAACCAGCTCTCCTGCAAAGGGTGGGCACAGGAAGCCGCCATGCGCATGCTCATGAACAACCTCGACGAAGAGGTGGCCGAGCGCCCGCGCGACCTGGTGGTCTACGGCGGCACCGGACGCGCGGCGCGCAGCTGGGAGTGCTACCACGCCATCGTGCGCTCGCTGCAGTCGCTGGCCAGCGACGAGACGCTGCTCGTGCAATCGGGCAAGCCGGTGGGCATCTTCCGCACACACGACTACGCCCCGCGCGTGCTCATCGCCAACTCCAACCTGGTTGGACACTGGTCCAACTGGGAAAAATTCAACGAACTCGAACGCGCCGGCCTGATGATGTACGGCCAGATGACCGCCGGCTCATGGATCTACATCGGCTCGCAGGGCATCATCCAGGGCACGTTCGAGACCTTCTCCGCCGCCGGGAAAAAACACTTCGGCGGCGACCTTGAAGGCAGGCTCATTGTCTCGGGCGGCATGGGCGGGATGGGCGGCGCGCAGCCGCTGGCCGCCACCATGACCGGCGCGGCGTTTCTCGGCATTGACGTTGACCCCGAGCGCATCAAGAAGCGCCTCAAGACCGGTTACTGCGACTTCATGGTCAACTCGCTCGACGAGGCGCTGCGCATCCTGAAGAACGCCGTGCGCAAGAAGGAAAACGTTTCCGTCGGGCTGGTAGGGAACTGCGCCGAGATCATTCCCCAACTCGCCGAGCGGGGCGTGGTGCCCGACATCCTCACCGACCAGACCTCAGCCCACGACCCGCTCAACGGCTACATTCCTGCCGGACTCAGCGTGGATCAGGCCGCCGAGCTGCGCGCACGCGATCCGCGCGCCTACCAAGAGCGCTCGCTCGATTCCATCGCGCGCCACGTCGAGGGCATGCTGGCGCTGCAGAAAATGGGCTCGGTCACCTTCGACTACGGCAACAACATCCGCACGTTCGCCTTTCAGCGCGGCGTGAAGAATGCCTACGATTTTCCCGGCTTCGTGCCGGCGTACATCCGTCCGCTGTTCTGCGAAGGCCGCGGCCCGTTCCGCTGGGTGGCGCTCTCCGGTGACGCATCCGACATCGCCGCCACCGACGACCTTGTCCTGCAACTGTTCCCGCGCGACCGCGTCCTCGGCCGCTGGATCGCCCTTGCGCGCAAGCGCATCCGCTTCCAGGGCCTGCCGGCGCGCATCTGCTGGCTTGGCTACGGCGAGCGCGCCGAATTCGGACTCGCCATCAACGCCATGGTGCGCGACGGCAAACTCAAAGCGCCCATCGTCATGGGGCGCGACCACCTCGACACCGGCTCGGTCGCCTCACCTTTCCGCGAAACCGAGTCCATGCGCGACGGCTCCGACGCCGTGGCCGACTGGCCGCTGCTCAACGCCCTGCTCAACACCGCCAGCGGCGCCTCGTGGGTCTCGATCCACAACGGCGGCGGCGTCGGCATCGGATACTCCCAGCACGCCGGCCAGGTCACCGTCGCCGACGGCACCGGGCAGATGGCCCGCCGCATCGAGCGCGTCCTCACCAACGATCCGGGCATCGGCGTCGCCCGCCACGCCGACGCCGGCTACGAGGAAGCGATCGCTTTTGCGGACAGCAGAGGCGTGACAGTTCCCATGAAGAAATGA
- a CDS encoding carboxypeptidase regulatory-like domain-containing protein produces the protein MRFRRVLAAVLLFAATAFSQTQDFTVVALPDTQHYSKYYPAIYAAQTRWIVQNAAAMNIQFVLGLGDIVDDGEQNFQWQNADAAVRILDQAGMRYAMAIGNHDYMFGSVSSRDATLFNQYFGPLRYHGRSYYRGSYPAGSNENFWTVFDVAGVPYLVMLLETFPRDAALNWAASVLAANRDKQAIIVTHSYMFKDNSRIGRCDSNTAASFGVAQDNDGDQMWSKFVSRQPNVFLVLNGHTNGAGRRADIGTNGNLISQVLADYQDDPHGGNGWLRILKFRPALNLIEVRTYSPYLNQWLTDSNNQFTLKIHDWPASSSGALEGRVRSSSCAPLSGVTISAGGHSTVTGAQGLFSLPLPAPAAYTATAAKSGWKSGSVSASVPRAYPAWADFFLASASPSTSCTLSSVSPSVTICAPTASASVSSPVRITGGATSSAGVRFVQVYVDGLKAYEALAPTLDTSLPILPGTHRLTVQAGDKAGAIFKQTIYITVK, from the coding sequence TTGCGCTTCCGCCGAGTTCTCGCCGCCGTGCTGCTGTTCGCCGCCACCGCCTTCTCCCAGACGCAGGACTTCACCGTCGTCGCGCTCCCCGACACGCAGCACTACTCCAAGTACTACCCGGCGATCTACGCCGCGCAAACGCGCTGGATCGTGCAGAACGCCGCCGCGATGAACATTCAGTTCGTCCTCGGCCTGGGTGACATCGTGGACGACGGCGAGCAGAACTTCCAGTGGCAGAACGCAGACGCCGCCGTGCGCATTCTCGACCAGGCCGGCATGCGCTATGCCATGGCCATCGGCAACCACGACTACATGTTCGGCAGCGTCAGCTCGCGCGACGCCACTCTGTTCAACCAGTACTTTGGCCCGCTGCGCTATCACGGCCGCTCGTACTACCGCGGAAGCTATCCTGCTGGCTCCAACGAAAATTTCTGGACGGTGTTCGACGTGGCCGGCGTGCCCTACCTCGTCATGCTGCTCGAAACATTTCCGCGCGACGCGGCGCTCAACTGGGCCGCGTCGGTGCTGGCCGCCAACCGCGACAAGCAGGCCATCATCGTGACGCACTCCTACATGTTCAAGGACAATTCGCGCATCGGCCGCTGCGACTCGAACACGGCTGCCTCGTTCGGCGTCGCCCAGGACAACGACGGCGACCAGATGTGGTCCAAGTTCGTCAGCCGCCAGCCCAACGTCTTCCTCGTGCTCAACGGACACACCAACGGCGCCGGCCGCCGCGCCGACATCGGCACGAACGGAAATCTGATCAGCCAGGTGCTCGCCGACTATCAGGACGATCCGCACGGCGGCAACGGCTGGCTGCGCATCCTCAAATTCCGCCCGGCGCTGAACCTGATCGAAGTGCGCACCTACTCGCCCTACCTGAACCAGTGGCTCACCGATTCGAACAACCAGTTCACGCTCAAGATTCACGACTGGCCGGCGAGTTCGAGCGGAGCTCTTGAGGGCCGCGTGCGCTCCAGTTCGTGCGCCCCGCTCAGCGGCGTGACCATCTCCGCCGGCGGCCACTCCACCGTGACCGGCGCACAAGGCCTGTTCTCTCTCCCCCTGCCCGCGCCTGCCGCCTACACCGCGACCGCGGCCAAGTCCGGCTGGAAAAGCGGATCGGTAAGCGCGTCGGTCCCGCGGGCGTATCCGGCATGGGCCGATTTCTTTCTCGCAAGCGCTTCGCCTTCGACGTCCTGCACGCTCAGCAGCGTCTCGCCCTCGGTGACCATCTGCGCGCCCACGGCCAGCGCAAGCGTCAGCTCGCCGGTCCGCATCACCGGCGGTGCCACCAGCAGCGCTGGAGTGCGATTCGTGCAGGTATATGTAGACGGCCTGAAGGCGTATGAGGCCCTGGCGCCAACTCTCGACACGAGCCTGCCCATCTTGCCGGGCACGCACCGCCTGACCGTCCAGGCCGGCGACAAAGCCGGCGCCATCTTCAAGCAGACGATTTACATCACCGTGAAGTAA
- the hutI gene encoding imidazolonepropionase, with product MRDLGIIEDAAVLCAGGKIVSVGAMRDAARDPWLKRHRRQVTELDCGGRVVLPGFVDSHTHPVFAAPRLVDFEKRISGATYEEIAAAGGGIASSVSAVRKARRSELAANVARALDQAGRHGTTTIECKSGYGLSTEAEIKSLEAIRDAARAWPGTVVPTLLGAHVCPPELKSLPDKYLHEIVKQMLPRAAEAKLAAFVDVFIERGAFTLEQAEQVFTAAENLGLGARAHVCQLSPGELWPLLRFHPASFDHLDCVSDEDIAQLARRDVVATLLPGANYFLGLGAYPPARKLLDAGAAVALATDYNPGTSPTLNMQFIVSLACTQMRMSPAEAITAATYNGACALKLQDRKGSLEPGKDADLTIFDLRDWREIAYWFGGNACWTAIAAGVAALPNQS from the coding sequence ATGCGCGACCTTGGCATCATCGAGGACGCGGCCGTCCTCTGCGCCGGAGGCAAGATCGTCAGCGTCGGCGCCATGCGCGATGCCGCCCGCGATCCCTGGCTCAAGCGGCATCGCAGGCAGGTCACGGAACTCGATTGCGGCGGACGCGTCGTCCTGCCCGGATTCGTCGACTCGCACACGCATCCCGTTTTCGCTGCGCCGCGTCTTGTTGACTTCGAAAAGCGCATCTCCGGGGCGACCTACGAAGAGATCGCCGCGGCCGGCGGCGGCATCGCCTCCAGTGTCAGCGCCGTCCGCAAGGCCCGGCGCTCTGAACTGGCTGCCAACGTCGCCAGAGCTCTCGACCAGGCCGGACGCCACGGCACCACCACCATCGAGTGCAAATCGGGATATGGCCTGAGCACCGAGGCCGAAATCAAGTCGCTCGAAGCAATTCGCGATGCCGCCCGCGCCTGGCCGGGAACGGTCGTGCCAACGCTGCTCGGTGCGCACGTCTGTCCGCCTGAACTGAAGTCGTTACCGGACAAATACTTACATGAAATAGTTAAACAAATGCTTCCACGTGCTGCGGAGGCGAAACTGGCTGCCTTTGTTGACGTTTTCATCGAACGCGGCGCCTTCACGCTCGAGCAGGCCGAGCAGGTCTTCACCGCCGCCGAAAATCTCGGACTGGGCGCGCGCGCGCACGTCTGCCAGCTCTCCCCCGGGGAACTGTGGCCGCTGCTGCGCTTCCATCCGGCATCGTTCGACCACCTCGACTGCGTATCGGACGAGGACATCGCGCAACTCGCCCGCCGCGATGTAGTCGCCACGCTCCTGCCCGGCGCCAACTACTTCCTCGGGCTCGGCGCTTATCCGCCCGCGCGCAAGCTGCTCGACGCCGGCGCCGCCGTCGCGCTCGCCACCGACTACAACCCAGGCACCTCGCCCACGCTGAACATGCAGTTCATCGTCTCGCTCGCCTGCACCCAGATGCGCATGTCGCCCGCCGAGGCCATCACCGCCGCCACCTACAACGGCGCCTGCGCCCTGAAGCTGCAAGACCGCAAGGGAAGCCTTGAGCCCGGCAAAGACGCCGACCTAACCATCTTCGACCTGCGCGACTGGCGCGAGATCGCCTATTGGTTCGGCGGCAACGCCTGCTGGACGGCCATTGCCGCTGGCGTTGCTGCATTGCCCAATCAATCTTGA